One segment of Micromonospora parathelypteridis DNA contains the following:
- a CDS encoding fused MFS/spermidine synthase: MSTPPSDVAAPPASSAPPVSITGRALPNGLAAFLVFFSSGAVLVLETVALRLVGPYVGVTLQVTSSVIGIALAAIAYGAWSGGWLADRRNPRGLLAPALVLAGIATAVTLPVVRYAGEVLRGGAASGILLLVALAVFVPAALLAAVTPLVVKLQLADLRRTGQVVGRLSGIGTLGGITATLLTGFVLVAALRSTVILLTLAVALGLVGIGLGWYLRRQEPTELPGPARTRAALAVLGLVGAGLTTVAPNPCDIETAYHCARVTSDPDRPTGRTLLLNSAQHSYVDLADPKHLEYAYTKWVGAVADVAAPTGQRLDALHLGGGGFTVPRYLTATRPGTDNVVFEIDGGLVELGERELGVRTGPDLRAVVGDARMLVVGEPTDSRDLVVGDAFGHLVVPWHLATREMAAEVRRVTRPGGVYVQNVIDYPPLRFIRAELATVAAEFTHVALIAPPEALAEQQGSNFLIVGSDAPLPLDAIRARLNAVDPTVSLLAGTELTGFVGSALVLTDDYAPVDQLLATA; this comes from the coding sequence ATGAGCACCCCACCGTCCGACGTGGCGGCCCCGCCGGCATCCTCGGCCCCGCCCGTGTCCATCACTGGCCGGGCGCTGCCCAACGGCCTGGCCGCCTTCCTGGTCTTCTTCTCCAGCGGTGCCGTATTGGTGCTGGAGACCGTCGCGCTACGCCTGGTCGGCCCGTACGTCGGGGTGACCCTCCAGGTGACCAGCTCGGTGATCGGCATCGCGCTGGCCGCGATCGCCTACGGGGCGTGGTCCGGCGGCTGGCTGGCCGACCGGCGCAATCCGCGAGGCCTGCTGGCGCCAGCGCTGGTGCTGGCCGGCATCGCCACCGCCGTCACCCTGCCCGTCGTCCGGTACGCCGGTGAGGTGCTACGCGGTGGCGCGGCCAGCGGCATCCTGCTGCTGGTTGCTCTGGCCGTATTCGTACCGGCCGCGCTGCTCGCCGCGGTCACCCCGCTGGTCGTGAAGCTCCAGCTCGCCGACCTGCGCCGCACCGGCCAGGTGGTCGGCCGACTTTCCGGGATCGGCACCCTGGGCGGAATCACGGCGACCCTGCTCACCGGCTTCGTGCTGGTCGCCGCACTGCGCAGCACGGTCATCCTGCTGACCCTGGCGGTCGCGCTCGGGCTGGTCGGCATCGGCCTCGGCTGGTACCTGCGCCGGCAGGAGCCCACCGAGCTGCCCGGTCCCGCCCGGACCCGGGCCGCGCTGGCCGTGCTCGGCCTGGTCGGGGCGGGGCTGACCACCGTGGCACCGAACCCGTGCGACATCGAGACGGCGTACCACTGCGCCCGGGTCACGTCAGACCCCGACCGGCCCACCGGACGGACCCTGCTGCTCAACTCGGCCCAGCACTCGTACGTGGACCTGGCCGATCCGAAGCACCTGGAGTACGCGTACACGAAGTGGGTCGGCGCGGTCGCCGACGTGGCCGCGCCGACCGGGCAGCGGTTGGACGCGCTGCACCTGGGCGGCGGTGGGTTCACCGTGCCGCGCTACCTGACCGCCACCCGGCCGGGCACCGACAACGTGGTCTTCGAGATCGACGGCGGGCTCGTCGAGTTGGGCGAGCGGGAGCTGGGCGTACGCACCGGGCCGGACCTGCGGGCGGTCGTGGGCGACGCACGGATGCTGGTCGTCGGCGAGCCGACGGACAGCCGCGACCTGGTGGTCGGTGACGCGTTCGGTCACCTGGTGGTGCCCTGGCACCTGGCCACCCGGGAGATGGCCGCCGAGGTCCGGCGGGTGACCCGCCCCGGCGGCGTGTACGTGCAGAACGTCATCGACTACCCGCCGCTGCGGTTCATCCGCGCCGAGCTGGCCACGGTGGCCGCCGAGTTCACGCACGTCGCGCTGATCGCCCCACCGGAGGCGCTCGCCGAGCAGCAGGGCAGCAACTTCCTCATCGTCGGCTCCGACGCCCCGCTGCCGCTGGACGCCATCCGCGCCCGGCTGAACGCGGTCGACCCCACGGTCAGCCTGCTCGCCGGCACTGAGCTGACGGGTTTCGTCGGCTCGGCGCTGGTGTTGACCGACGACTACGCCCCGGTCGACCAACTGCTGGCCACCGCCTGA
- a CDS encoding potassium channel family protein, with translation MSAKRADSGGVVVIGLGRFGCHLAGSLARMNREVLAIDRNPAQVQRWSAQLDRVVQADSTEEGALRQLGVTSFGRAVVAIGASVEASVLTVLALVELGLPQIWARATSQKHAKILSSVGAHHVIFPEAETGDRVAHLIVSRLLDFIEFDDDFAIATVRVPESLVGRTLLDLRPEERYGVRVVGAKLPGERFRYTSDDTALPQGGVLIVEGGIDQVQRFAGQR, from the coding sequence GTGTCGGCTAAGAGAGCGGACAGCGGCGGCGTCGTCGTGATCGGGCTTGGTCGCTTCGGTTGCCACCTGGCCGGGTCGTTGGCCCGGATGAACCGCGAGGTGTTGGCCATCGACCGCAACCCGGCGCAGGTGCAGCGCTGGTCGGCGCAGCTCGACCGGGTCGTCCAGGCAGACTCGACCGAGGAGGGAGCGCTGCGGCAGCTCGGGGTCACCAGTTTCGGACGGGCGGTGGTGGCCATCGGGGCCTCGGTGGAGGCGAGCGTGCTCACCGTGCTGGCACTGGTTGAGCTGGGCCTGCCCCAGATCTGGGCCCGGGCGACCTCACAGAAGCACGCCAAGATTCTGTCGTCGGTGGGCGCACACCACGTGATCTTTCCGGAGGCCGAGACCGGGGACCGGGTCGCGCACCTGATCGTCAGCCGGTTGCTGGACTTCATCGAGTTCGACGACGACTTCGCCATCGCCACCGTCCGGGTGCCGGAGTCCCTGGTCGGACGCACCCTGCTCGACCTGCGACCGGAGGAGCGTTATGGGGTTCGGGTGGTCGGCGCCAAACTGCCGGGCGAACGCTTCCGCTACACCTCGGACGACACCGCGCTCCCGCAGGGTGGTGTGCTCATCGTCGAGGGTGGAATCGACCAGGTGCAGCGGTTCGCGGGACAGCGCTGA
- a CDS encoding DUF4097 family beta strand repeat-containing protein: MQKFDSPTPISTVVDIPAGRVRFIAADRVDTAVEVLPADASNGRDVQVAEQTTVEYGDGVLRIKASAKNQLFGSSGSIEVTVQLPTGSRIEAKAASAELLGVGRFGDVAFEVAHGDIKLDEAATARLTAVAGDVSVGRINGSAEISTSKGDIRITEAVRGTVVLRTDAGELSVGAAHGVSASLDAGTGFGRIHNALKNTEGATDLNIHATTGYGDIVARSL, translated from the coding sequence ATGCAGAAGTTCGACAGCCCCACCCCGATTTCCACCGTCGTCGACATCCCCGCCGGCCGGGTGCGGTTCATCGCCGCCGACCGCGTCGACACCGCGGTCGAGGTCCTCCCCGCGGACGCCTCGAACGGCCGCGACGTGCAGGTCGCGGAGCAGACCACTGTCGAATACGGCGACGGCGTTCTCCGGATCAAGGCTTCGGCGAAGAACCAGCTCTTCGGCAGCTCCGGATCCATCGAGGTGACGGTCCAGCTGCCCACCGGTTCCCGGATCGAGGCCAAGGCGGCCAGCGCCGAACTGCTGGGCGTCGGACGGTTCGGCGACGTCGCCTTCGAGGTCGCACACGGCGACATCAAGCTCGACGAGGCCGCCACCGCCCGACTCACCGCCGTCGCCGGTGACGTCTCGGTCGGCCGCATCAACGGCTCCGCGGAGATCAGCACCAGCAAGGGCGACATCCGCATCACCGAGGCCGTACGCGGCACGGTCGTCCTGCGTACCGACGCCGGCGAACTGTCGGTCGGCGCCGCCCACGGCGTCTCGGCCTCCCTGGACGCCGGCACCGGATTCGGCCGGATCCACAACGCGCTCAAGAACACCGAAGGCGCCACCGACCTGAACATCCACGCGACCACCGGCTACGGCGACATCGTCGCCCGCAGCCTCTGA
- a CDS encoding ABC transporter permease: protein MNTLTLAMRDSSTMVRRQLKRLIRYPSMTVQLVATPAILLVLFVYVFGGTLGAGIGGGRDAYVDYVVPGILLMAAATAATGTAVMVATDMTEGIIARFRSMRISRASVLTGHVIGSLVQQLLSMAVLIGIALAIGFRPNASATEWLAAGGVLTLLVLAVTWLAVALGLKSSTPEAASNAPMPLILLPFLGSGFVPTDSMPTALRWFAEYQPFTPIMETVRGLLLGTPIGNSAIIATAWCTGIALVSYLWAKNTFNKA, encoded by the coding sequence ATGAACACCCTCACCCTCGCCATGCGGGACAGCTCCACGATGGTCCGGCGGCAGCTCAAGCGCCTGATCCGCTACCCGTCCATGACCGTGCAGCTGGTCGCGACGCCCGCCATCCTCCTGGTCCTGTTCGTCTATGTCTTCGGCGGCACCCTTGGCGCGGGCATCGGCGGTGGCCGCGACGCCTACGTCGACTATGTCGTCCCCGGCATCCTGCTCATGGCGGCAGCCACAGCGGCGACCGGAACCGCCGTCATGGTCGCCACCGACATGACCGAAGGCATCATCGCCCGCTTCCGCAGCATGCGAATCTCCCGGGCCTCGGTCCTGACCGGCCACGTCATCGGCAGCCTCGTCCAGCAGCTCCTCAGCATGGCCGTCCTCATCGGCATCGCCCTCGCCATCGGCTTCCGGCCGAACGCCAGCGCAACCGAGTGGCTCGCCGCCGGCGGAGTGCTCACCCTGCTCGTCCTGGCGGTCACCTGGCTGGCGGTCGCCCTCGGCCTGAAGTCCTCGACTCCCGAGGCCGCCAGCAACGCGCCGATGCCCCTGATCCTGCTCCCCTTTCTCGGCAGCGGCTTCGTCCCCACCGACTCCATGCCCACCGCCCTCCGCTGGTTCGCCGAGTACCAGCCCTTCACCCCGATCATGGAAACCGTCCGCGGCCTCCTGCTCGGCACCCCGATCGGCAACAGCGCCATCATCGCCACCGCCTGGTGCACCGGTATCGCCCTCGTCTCCTACCTCTGGGCCAAGAACACCTTCAACAAGGCCTGA
- a CDS encoding ATP-binding cassette domain-containing protein, with protein sequence MTNLAISANGLHKSYGDKIVLDGIDLAVPEGTIFSLLGPNGAGKTTTVQILSTLLPADGGTVHVAGYDLARKPDDVRGAIGVTGQYSAVDKLLTGEENLLLMADLNHLSRSDGKRKAAELLERFDLVDAAGKTAGTYSGGMQRRLDLAMTLVGDPRLIFLDEPTTGLDPRSRRSMWQIVRELVANGVTIFLTTQYLEEADELADRIALLDHGRLIAEGTADELKRLIPGGHIELTFSDTHLLDAAQHLLGAGVADPEALSLQVPSDGSVRAIRELLARLDEGSIDIDEMSVHTPDLDDVFLTLTGRQKETTR encoded by the coding sequence ATGACCAACCTGGCCATCTCAGCGAACGGACTGCACAAGTCCTACGGCGACAAGATCGTGCTCGACGGCATCGACCTGGCCGTACCCGAAGGAACGATCTTTTCGCTGCTCGGCCCGAACGGGGCGGGCAAGACCACCACCGTCCAGATCCTGTCCACTCTGCTCCCCGCCGATGGCGGCACCGTCCACGTCGCCGGCTACGACCTGGCCCGCAAGCCGGACGACGTGCGCGGCGCGATCGGCGTCACCGGCCAGTACTCGGCCGTCGACAAGCTGCTCACCGGCGAGGAGAACCTGCTCCTCATGGCCGACCTGAATCACCTGTCCCGCTCCGATGGCAAGCGCAAGGCCGCCGAGCTGCTCGAACGGTTCGACCTGGTCGACGCGGCCGGCAAGACCGCCGGCACCTACTCCGGTGGAATGCAGCGCAGGCTGGACCTGGCAATGACCCTGGTCGGCGACCCCCGCCTGATCTTCCTGGACGAGCCCACCACCGGGCTCGACCCCCGCAGCCGTCGCTCCATGTGGCAGATCGTCCGCGAACTGGTCGCCAACGGCGTCACCATCTTCCTCACCACCCAGTACCTGGAAGAGGCCGACGAACTCGCCGACCGCATCGCCCTCCTCGACCACGGACGCCTGATCGCCGAAGGCACCGCCGACGAACTCAAGCGCCTCATTCCCGGCGGCCACATCGAGCTCACCTTCAGCGACACGCACCTGCTCGATGCCGCTCAGCACCTCCTCGGAGCAGGAGTCGCCGACCCCGAGGCGCTCAGCCTGCAGGTGCCCAGCGACGGAAGTGTCCGCGCGATCCGCGAACTGCTCGCCCGCCTGGACGAAGGCTCGATCGACATCGACGAGATGAGCGTCCACACCCCCGACCTCGACGACGTGTTCCTCACCCTCACCGGCCGCCAGAAGGAGACCACCCGATGA
- a CDS encoding TrkH family potassium uptake protein, translated as MRRFFRNPVRLVPFAFLVPILLGTGLLMARWATADHERPPFVTALFTATSAVSVTGLAITDTPNYWSGWGLLVITLLTQLGGLGILTVAALAILVVSSQLGLRNRLLVQAETAEFGIGDVGRLLRRIAVTVFACEAVMTALISGRLWLAYDYSPGRALWSGVFHAVQGFNNGGFALYSDGLLAFSRDPWVSLPLAVGAIIGGLGFPALFEAVREWRQPAHWAVATKLTIWGSAVLLLIGFAGLLAAEWTNASTIGQYDVPGKMLASFTQIALSRTGGFSVLDIAALQEESYPLLIVLMFIGGGSASTAGGIKVSTFFLLAFTLWAELRGEPDVTVGHRRVATASQRQAVTVALLSVALVTLGTMTLLLLTEGVRFVAALFEITSAFSTTGLSTGLASELPAGGQLTLTVLMFIGRVGTLTLGSAIALNTRRRLYRYPQEQPIVG; from the coding sequence GTGCGCCGGTTTTTCCGCAACCCCGTGCGGCTGGTGCCGTTCGCGTTCCTGGTGCCGATCCTGCTCGGTACCGGGTTGCTCATGGCGCGCTGGGCGACCGCCGATCATGAGCGCCCGCCGTTTGTCACCGCGCTCTTCACCGCCACCTCGGCCGTGTCGGTCACCGGCCTGGCGATCACCGACACGCCGAACTACTGGTCCGGCTGGGGACTGCTGGTGATCACCCTGCTCACCCAGCTTGGCGGTCTCGGCATCCTCACCGTCGCGGCGCTGGCCATCCTGGTCGTCTCCAGTCAGCTCGGGCTGCGCAACCGGCTGCTCGTGCAGGCCGAGACGGCGGAGTTCGGCATCGGCGACGTAGGGCGGCTGTTACGCCGGATCGCGGTGACCGTCTTCGCCTGCGAGGCGGTGATGACCGCGCTGATCTCCGGTCGGCTCTGGCTGGCCTACGACTACTCACCGGGGCGGGCTCTCTGGTCGGGTGTCTTCCACGCCGTGCAGGGGTTCAACAACGGTGGCTTCGCGCTCTACTCGGACGGTCTGCTGGCCTTCAGCCGCGACCCGTGGGTGTCGCTGCCCCTGGCGGTCGGCGCGATCATCGGTGGGCTCGGGTTCCCCGCGCTGTTCGAGGCGGTACGCGAGTGGCGCCAGCCGGCGCACTGGGCGGTCGCGACCAAGTTGACCATCTGGGGCAGCGCGGTGCTGCTGCTGATCGGCTTCGCCGGCCTGCTCGCCGCCGAGTGGACCAACGCGAGCACGATCGGCCAGTACGACGTACCCGGCAAGATGCTCGCGTCGTTCACCCAGATCGCGTTGAGCCGCACCGGCGGCTTCAGCGTCCTGGACATCGCCGCCCTGCAGGAGGAGAGCTACCCCCTGCTGATCGTGCTGATGTTCATCGGTGGGGGCAGCGCCAGCACGGCCGGTGGCATCAAGGTCTCCACGTTCTTCCTGCTGGCGTTCACCCTCTGGGCGGAGCTGCGCGGCGAGCCCGACGTGACGGTCGGGCACCGCCGGGTGGCCACCGCCAGTCAGCGGCAGGCGGTCACCGTGGCGCTGCTCAGCGTCGCGCTGGTCACGCTCGGAACGATGACGTTGCTGCTGCTCACCGAGGGCGTCCGCTTCGTCGCGGCCCTGTTCGAGATCACCTCCGCGTTCAGCACCACCGGTCTGTCCACCGGCCTGGCCAGCGAACTGCCGGCCGGCGGTCAACTGACCCTGACCGTGCTGATGTTCATCGGCCGGGTCGGGACCCTCACCCTCGGGTCGGCGATCGCCCTGAACACGCGACGCCGGCTCTACCGCTATCCCCAGGAACAACCCATCGTCGGCTAG
- a CDS encoding coiled-coil domain-containing protein codes for MLGGTAVPAYAEPGEGGSKKLQDALELTAKGHIEAKAKLDNSKRRQTALTGELTVVEGRLVGLTAQVGEVAAQSYRAGRLSPVAMLLNTATPQTFLQRASDLELMAQRDSKRLRDLVEARQQAQQAKLAIDAEVREQQKQLAVMAKKKKEAEAALAEVSSGGSNGFSGGSSASAKPAPRNSDGSWPSESCSVKDPTTSGCITPRTLHALNQTQAAGYKRHVSCKRSGGGGEHPKGRACDFAAATNGFEDRNATGGDKAYGDSLAAWHVRNADRLGVLYVIWYRQIWHPGTGWRSYSGSGSPAASHTNHVHLSLY; via the coding sequence ATGCTCGGCGGTACCGCCGTGCCCGCGTACGCGGAACCCGGCGAGGGTGGCAGCAAGAAGCTGCAGGACGCGTTGGAGCTGACCGCCAAGGGGCACATCGAGGCCAAGGCCAAACTGGACAACTCCAAGCGGCGCCAGACGGCGCTGACCGGCGAGCTGACGGTGGTCGAGGGTCGCCTGGTCGGGCTCACCGCCCAGGTTGGCGAGGTGGCCGCGCAGTCGTACCGCGCCGGCCGGCTCAGCCCGGTCGCCATGCTGCTCAACACCGCCACGCCGCAGACGTTCCTGCAACGCGCGAGCGACCTTGAGCTGATGGCCCAGCGGGACAGCAAGCGGCTGCGTGACCTCGTCGAAGCCCGGCAGCAGGCGCAGCAGGCCAAGCTCGCCATCGACGCCGAGGTCCGCGAGCAGCAGAAGCAGCTCGCCGTCATGGCGAAGAAGAAGAAGGAGGCCGAGGCGGCACTCGCCGAGGTCAGCTCGGGCGGCAGCAACGGTTTCAGCGGCGGCAGTTCCGCCTCGGCGAAGCCGGCGCCGCGCAACTCCGACGGATCCTGGCCGTCGGAATCCTGTTCCGTGAAGGACCCGACCACCTCGGGCTGCATCACCCCGCGCACCCTCCACGCGCTGAACCAGACCCAGGCGGCCGGCTACAAGCGGCACGTCTCCTGCAAACGCAGCGGTGGCGGCGGCGAGCACCCGAAGGGGCGGGCCTGCGACTTCGCGGCCGCCACGAACGGCTTCGAGGACCGCAACGCGACCGGCGGCGACAAGGCGTACGGCGACAGCCTGGCCGCCTGGCACGTGCGCAACGCCGACCGGCTGGGTGTGCTCTACGTGATCTGGTACCGGCAGATCTGGCATCCCGGCACCGGGTGGCGTTCGTACAGCGGCAGCGGCAGTCCCGCCGCGTCCCACACGAACCACGTTCATCTATCGCTGTACTGA
- a CDS encoding serine/threonine-protein kinase: MGGGDRNGAQLLDERYRLIEQLGAGGMSVVWRGYDEVLGRQVAVKVLASRLASDRAFRHRIRIEAQAAARLCHPNITNVYDYGESEQVGLTVPYVVMELVDGASLASRLGRESQLPWREAVTIAAEVSSALATAHARGVVHRDVTPGNVMLTSTGVKVVDFGISALVGESEKGPDGALLGTPAYLAPERLDNGQVSPATDVYAVGLLLYRMLTGRLPWRASTTTQMLRAHMYNEPEPMPTVAGLPDEVTELVGRCLAKRPDDRPATAELTRTLADAAGMLAPVSPAGGPLDPAMLGSARTTILPWSAATDALPLSRTRERDRRTRRRVTRRRRVEAGVAAVGLIAVTGAMWGFTSRSPASGEGRPTTEARMGLPPSAPPCEVAYALRTDSGTDFAAELTLTNTGDRELRDWAMSFTFPGQQTVTKAEPAPVHQQGSTVLIRPTAQRNTLAPGAAEKLTLTGKYSGANPLPVEFRLGEATCGVRVSGVAGSAPSTVPPVKAAPPKAPAKATTVRGGSGTGGGATKAKPPKAAKVPAKPKKAEGHGGGGPGQAPR, translated from the coding sequence ATGGGTGGTGGGGACCGAAACGGCGCGCAGCTGCTCGATGAGCGGTACCGGCTCATCGAGCAGCTCGGCGCGGGCGGCATGTCGGTGGTCTGGCGCGGCTACGACGAGGTGCTCGGCCGCCAGGTCGCGGTGAAGGTGCTGGCCTCGCGGCTGGCGAGCGACCGGGCCTTCCGCCACCGGATCCGAATCGAAGCGCAGGCCGCCGCGCGGCTCTGCCACCCCAACATCACCAACGTGTACGACTACGGCGAGTCCGAGCAGGTCGGCCTGACCGTTCCCTACGTCGTGATGGAGCTGGTCGACGGCGCATCGCTGGCCAGCCGACTGGGCCGGGAGAGCCAGCTGCCGTGGCGGGAGGCGGTGACCATCGCCGCGGAGGTCAGCTCGGCGCTGGCCACCGCGCACGCCCGTGGCGTGGTGCACCGCGACGTCACCCCGGGCAACGTCATGCTCACGTCGACCGGGGTCAAGGTGGTCGACTTCGGTATCTCCGCGCTGGTCGGGGAGAGCGAGAAGGGGCCGGACGGCGCGCTGCTGGGCACTCCCGCGTACCTCGCTCCCGAACGGCTCGACAACGGCCAGGTCTCCCCGGCCACCGACGTGTACGCCGTCGGGCTGCTGCTCTACCGGATGCTCACCGGGCGGCTGCCGTGGCGGGCCAGCACGACCACCCAGATGTTGCGCGCACACATGTACAACGAACCGGAGCCGATGCCCACCGTCGCAGGGCTGCCCGACGAGGTGACCGAACTGGTGGGGCGCTGCCTGGCCAAGCGGCCCGATGACCGGCCCGCCACCGCCGAGCTGACCCGGACCCTCGCGGACGCAGCCGGAATGCTCGCGCCGGTCTCCCCGGCCGGCGGGCCCCTGGACCCGGCCATGTTGGGCAGTGCGCGGACCACGATTCTGCCCTGGTCCGCGGCGACCGACGCGTTGCCGCTGTCGCGTACCCGTGAACGGGACCGGCGGACGCGTCGGCGGGTGACCCGACGTCGTCGGGTTGAGGCGGGGGTGGCAGCCGTCGGGCTGATCGCGGTCACCGGGGCGATGTGGGGGTTCACCTCGCGCAGCCCGGCCAGCGGTGAGGGCCGGCCGACGACCGAGGCCCGGATGGGTCTGCCGCCGTCGGCGCCGCCCTGCGAGGTGGCGTACGCGCTGCGCACGGACTCCGGCACCGACTTCGCCGCCGAGTTGACGCTGACCAACACCGGTGACCGTGAGCTGCGGGACTGGGCGATGAGCTTCACTTTCCCCGGTCAGCAGACGGTGACGAAGGCCGAGCCCGCGCCGGTGCACCAGCAGGGAAGCACGGTGCTGATTCGGCCGACGGCCCAGCGCAACACGCTGGCACCCGGTGCGGCCGAGAAGCTCACCCTCACGGGGAAGTACAGCGGGGCGAACCCGCTGCCGGTGGAGTTCCGGCTCGGCGAGGCGACCTGCGGGGTCCGCGTCTCCGGTGTCGCCGGCAGTGCGCCGTCCACGGTCCCGCCGGTCAAGGCCGCCCCACCGAAGGCCCCAGCGAAGGCGACGACGGTGCGCGGCGGCTCCGGTACGGGCGGCGGCGCGACGAAGGCCAAGCCCCCGAAAGCCGCCAAGGTCCCCGCGAAACCGAAAAAGGCCGAGGGACACGGTGGCGGTGGCCCGGGGCAAGCACCACGTTGA